A stretch of the uncultured Desulfobacter sp. genome encodes the following:
- a CDS encoding acyltransferase, producing MRTVKGKFKRPSKLEYFFEIIKAMLSLRFYKVITYAFAYFIVNFVVGRNKAKIEKSAKVHPSVIIRQGERVSIGKDCLINHNNVIQAGKFAGKVKIGNYVHTGPNVMIFAFNHGIEKNGQPSIKQDYWDGDVVIDDDVWIGAGTVVTAGVRIGKGAVIGSNSVVTTDIPPYSIYGGVPARLIRERG from the coding sequence GTGAGAACTGTTAAAGGGAAATTCAAAAGACCTTCTAAACTTGAATATTTTTTTGAAATCATTAAGGCTATGCTTAGCCTTAGATTTTATAAAGTGATAACTTATGCCTTTGCATACTTTATTGTAAATTTTGTCGTAGGAAGAAATAAGGCAAAAATTGAAAAAAGTGCCAAAGTTCATCCCAGCGTTATTATTCGACAGGGAGAAAGAGTTTCAATAGGAAAGGACTGCTTAATCAATCATAATAATGTTATTCAAGCCGGTAAGTTTGCCGGTAAGGTGAAAATCGGAAATTATGTCCATACTGGACCAAATGTTATGATTTTCGCTTTTAACCATGGCATAGAAAAAAATGGGCAGCCCTCTATCAAGCAGGATTACTGGGATGGAGATGTGGTAATCGACGATGATGTGTGGATCGGTGCAGGGACTGTGGTAACAGCAGGGGTACGGATTGGGAAAGGTGCGGTTATTGGGTCAAATTCAGTTGTAACTACGGATATTCCACCTTATTCCATATATGGTGGTGTACCGGCAAGGCTAATTAGAGAGAGGGGTTGA
- a CDS encoding CapA family protein, translating to MEISFIGDVMLSRFVASQFEKTRYQVLDKTIVEKLSESDFVIGNLESPMVESAVSDGDHLSFKGNPALLNQFSFVNCFSLANNHINDCGLLGMNETIKFLDQKQIPWNGLYKDEYEPFLFEKDGFKCALFTCTDMMNHPIPKECPWNVLSIDDDGLDELIARYKDERYYVILYAHVGMLFTRFPNPVIRTLLHKKIDAGADLIVTAHSHALGGMEYYKNKPIFHSIGDFVMDGNSYRRRQAAILKIKIGESSLMDWKILPTQIDYNFKTNFPISKIERKMKKSWEFVSEKLKKHTDDYTSFYKVQYKKEMLLHTISTLKFLLDTKGIRGMLLLIYKRFEEVKRMKDWITKDRSRERMDEDAISPDRKRHTQKDLFDID from the coding sequence ATGGAAATATCATTCATTGGCGATGTTATGCTATCGAGATTTGTTGCCAGTCAATTTGAAAAAACTCGATATCAGGTTTTGGATAAAACCATTGTGGAAAAATTGTCGGAATCTGACTTTGTTATTGGAAATTTGGAATCTCCAATGGTTGAATCTGCAGTCTCCGATGGAGATCACCTTTCTTTTAAGGGCAATCCTGCGTTACTTAACCAATTCTCATTTGTTAATTGTTTTTCATTGGCCAATAATCACATAAATGATTGCGGGCTTCTCGGAATGAATGAGACAATTAAATTTTTAGATCAAAAACAGATTCCCTGGAATGGTTTGTACAAAGATGAATATGAGCCGTTTCTTTTTGAAAAAGATGGGTTCAAATGTGCACTTTTTACATGTACTGATATGATGAACCACCCAATTCCAAAAGAGTGCCCATGGAACGTTCTTTCAATAGACGATGACGGTTTGGATGAACTGATAGCACGTTATAAGGATGAAAGATATTATGTCATATTGTATGCTCATGTTGGAATGCTTTTTACAAGATTTCCTAATCCGGTTATTAGGACACTATTACATAAAAAAATAGACGCCGGAGCGGATTTGATCGTTACTGCACACTCTCATGCTTTGGGCGGTATGGAATACTATAAAAACAAACCAATTTTTCATTCAATTGGTGATTTTGTCATGGATGGTAACTCATATAGAAGACGGCAAGCCGCTATTTTAAAAATAAAAATAGGCGAAAGTTCTTTGATGGATTGGAAAATTCTCCCTACTCAGATTGATTATAATTTTAAAACGAATTTCCCAATTTCAAAAATTGAACGAAAAATGAAAAAGAGCTGGGAATTTGTCAGCGAAAAATTAAAAAAACATACTGATGATTATACCTCTTTTTATAAAGTTCAATACAAAAAAGAAATGCTGTTGCATACGATAAGTACTTTAAAATTCCTTTTAGACACCAAGGGGATACGGGGTATGCTTCTTTTAATTTATAAAAGATTTGAAGAGGTTAAAAGAATGAAGGACTGGATAACAAAAGATCGTTCTCGCGAGCGTATGGATGAGGACGCAATTTCTCCTGATAGGAAACGCCATACTCAAAAAGATTTATTCGATATCGATTGA
- a CDS encoding XrtA system polysaccharide deacetylase — MNKSNIINLLTFDIEDWFHILDLPGTNSADHWEELESRVNKNTNKILDLLDQYQTKATFFILGWIAERHPDLVLEIYKKGHEVASHGYGHQMVTSLSKNEFRQDLVKSREILKDITGEYPVSYRCPGFSITRENDWALEEISKCGFLYDASIYPGKHGHGGHPLFDSKIVKIQFKAIKNELVEFPVSVASILGKEMCFSGGGYLRLLPLFLIQRKFNEFASADKSVVTYLHPREFDPNGPKLDMPLERKFRSYVNVNSVEKKIICLLQKYSFTSLHNYFTRFSSKRYRTFII, encoded by the coding sequence ATGAATAAATCAAATATTATCAATTTATTGACGTTTGATATTGAAGACTGGTTCCACATTCTTGATCTTCCCGGAACAAATTCGGCAGATCACTGGGAGGAACTGGAATCAAGGGTAAACAAAAATACAAACAAAATTCTTGATTTGCTTGATCAATACCAGACAAAAGCCACTTTTTTCATCTTGGGCTGGATCGCTGAAAGGCATCCTGATCTTGTTTTAGAAATATATAAAAAAGGGCATGAGGTTGCATCTCACGGCTATGGTCACCAGATGGTTACCTCACTGTCAAAGAATGAGTTTAGGCAGGATTTGGTAAAATCCAGAGAGATACTTAAAGACATTACCGGAGAATATCCGGTCTCTTACAGGTGTCCTGGATTCTCCATTACAAGGGAAAATGACTGGGCTCTCGAGGAAATCTCAAAGTGTGGTTTTTTATACGACGCCTCCATTTATCCGGGAAAGCATGGCCATGGTGGGCATCCTTTATTTGATTCGAAAATAGTAAAGATTCAATTTAAGGCAATCAAGAATGAATTGGTCGAATTCCCTGTATCGGTTGCATCAATTTTGGGTAAAGAGATGTGTTTCAGCGGTGGCGGATATTTAAGATTGCTGCCGCTGTTTCTGATTCAAAGAAAGTTTAATGAGTTTGCCTCTGCCGATAAATCCGTTGTGACTTATTTGCATCCAAGGGAGTTTGATCCCAATGGCCCTAAATTAGATATGCCTTTAGAACGGAAATTCAGGTCTTACGTTAACGTAAATAGTGTTGAAAAAAAAATTATATGCTTGCTTCAGAAGTATAGTTTTACTTCTTTGCACAATTATTTCACTCGTTTCTCTTCCAAAAGATACAGAACATTCATTATTTAA
- a CDS encoding acyltransferase family protein has protein sequence MKTNIDLTNYLKGFAILTVISGHFSLRFMPEEIMSFGNYFISLFFILSGYGLYFSLEKYMDSRKTTLWSFYLKRFVRIYPLYWINFFLNFATDSAATLSVSTLWEFFLLDFSNPARLWFLNALIPCYIFAPLIFRIIRQTKIYFPLYLIVLFVLINYLFAYLGVPKVRCWVYRGIYLNQMLLFAAGMWFPVLRKKDHTVFGPLWVVLSFLLMFYSFIQTSNFSFEFMSYPTFNQILFSVSTLVFVYIFIFGDVAIPFLGIIKKIGAYSYSLFLFEGAYATILNRLKIIDNRANANLLWFVIFFPIFIFLAASLEEIVNSKMDLKKAYFNFRAQFFPNHAPIKIP, from the coding sequence ATGAAAACAAATATCGATCTTACTAATTACCTAAAAGGGTTCGCGATCTTAACGGTGATCTCGGGTCACTTTTCACTAAGGTTTATGCCGGAAGAAATAATGTCATTTGGCAACTATTTCATTTCTCTTTTTTTTATTTTAAGTGGTTACGGGCTCTACTTTTCTTTAGAAAAATACATGGATTCCCGTAAAACAACATTGTGGTCATTTTATCTGAAGCGATTTGTCCGGATCTATCCCCTGTATTGGATTAATTTCTTTTTGAATTTTGCAACAGATTCGGCCGCAACACTCTCCGTATCAACCTTGTGGGAATTTTTTTTATTAGATTTTTCAAATCCGGCAAGGCTTTGGTTTTTAAATGCGCTGATTCCCTGCTATATATTTGCTCCTTTGATTTTTAGGATAATTCGTCAGACAAAAATTTATTTCCCGTTGTATTTAATTGTATTATTTGTGCTTATAAATTATTTGTTTGCATATTTAGGGGTGCCAAAGGTAAGGTGCTGGGTTTATCGTGGGATTTATTTGAATCAAATGCTGCTTTTTGCTGCCGGTATGTGGTTTCCGGTATTGAGGAAAAAAGACCATACGGTTTTTGGACCACTCTGGGTGGTATTATCATTTCTTTTGATGTTTTATTCCTTTATTCAAACTTCAAATTTTTCGTTTGAGTTCATGAGCTATCCAACTTTTAACCAAATATTATTTTCAGTGAGCACCTTAGTATTCGTATATATTTTCATATTTGGTGATGTGGCTATCCCATTTTTAGGAATAATCAAAAAAATAGGTGCTTATAGTTATTCATTATTTTTATTCGAGGGTGCATATGCAACCATTTTAAATAGATTAAAAATTATAGACAACAGAGCAAATGCAAATTTGCTTTGGTTTGTTATTTTTTTTCCAATTTTTATTTTTTTAGCTGCAAGTTTAGAAGAAATCGTTAATAGTAAGATGGATTTAAAAAAAGCATATTTCAATTTTAGAGCGCAATTTTTTCCGAATCACGCCCCAATTAAAATTCCCTAA
- a CDS encoding glycosyltransferase family 4 protein, whose protein sequence is MKKKQILIIAPSINVKGGISTVVKGHLGSELSNKYQMCRVSSHKDGNKLIKLLTAVKGAVSIFFYLLSKHIDIVHIHGSDPLSSLRKYFLFRIVEQFNCKTIYHFHGASFLESYVSKSPFFQHKINYLFRNVDRVICLSHTWEKQIAELIPGTAQTVVIQNTVNLPERRTEKIHQEKREVHILFLGLIGDRKGIFDLLEVMAKLKKAGHRIKLYVGGNGDVNKLEQTIDSLNIRDMVAYKGWVTGKDKETLYLNSDIYVLPSYGEGMPMSILEAMSYGLPVISTDVGGIPDLIEDDKTGFLIEPGDLHGMFNKIEILIKNRKLRSRMGLNARKKIEKEYNFDANISKLDALYQTLIAD, encoded by the coding sequence ATGAAAAAGAAACAGATTCTTATCATTGCACCTTCTATCAATGTGAAAGGCGGTATAAGCACTGTAGTAAAAGGGCATTTAGGGTCTGAGTTGTCAAACAAATATCAAATGTGCAGGGTCTCATCTCACAAGGATGGTAATAAGCTTATAAAGCTGCTGACGGCAGTGAAAGGTGCTGTTAGTATATTTTTTTATCTTCTGTCAAAGCACATTGATATCGTACACATTCATGGAAGCGACCCCTTAAGTTCGCTTCGAAAATATTTCTTGTTTAGAATAGTAGAGCAATTTAATTGCAAAACTATTTATCATTTCCACGGCGCATCTTTCCTTGAAAGTTATGTCTCTAAGTCCCCTTTTTTTCAGCATAAGATAAATTATTTGTTTCGAAATGTGGACAGAGTTATCTGTTTGTCACATACATGGGAGAAACAAATAGCGGAACTCATCCCCGGCACTGCGCAAACTGTTGTCATTCAAAATACCGTTAACCTGCCGGAACGCAGGACCGAAAAAATTCATCAAGAAAAAAGGGAAGTGCATATTCTTTTTCTCGGACTAATTGGTGATAGAAAGGGGATTTTCGATCTATTAGAAGTTATGGCCAAGTTGAAAAAGGCCGGCCACCGTATCAAATTATATGTCGGAGGAAACGGTGACGTTAACAAATTAGAGCAAACAATAGATTCTTTGAATATAAGAGACATGGTTGCCTATAAAGGATGGGTTACTGGTAAGGATAAAGAAACCCTTTATCTAAATTCTGATATATATGTTCTCCCATCTTACGGAGAGGGGATGCCGATGTCGATTTTAGAAGCCATGTCATATGGTTTGCCTGTCATTTCAACCGATGTCGGAGGAATTCCGGACTTGATAGAGGATGATAAAACCGGCTTCCTAATTGAACCGGGAGATCTCCATGGGATGTTTAATAAAATTGAAATATTGATTAAGAATAGAAAATTAAGAAGCCGGATGGGGCTGAATGCCAGGAAGAAAATTGAAAAAGAGTATAATTTTGATGCCAATATTTCTAAATTGGATGCGCTTTATCAAACGCTTATAGCTGACTGA
- a CDS encoding sulfotransferase family 2 domain-containing protein, with protein MKDKTVFAFVHIEKAAGTTLNHILRNNFFPNYIDVRPLKNESTRIFQNDDLNVYMKINPCLKCISGHSIIPQNLFVDNIKIKYFTVLRNPVHRYVSQFLHLVKIKSIKNDFEFFLSHSHFNNYQTKKIAGNEDLDSAKSILSNKMIEVGAVEEFDSFLLRLKKSFHPIKFDPTYTKKNITGSNAAKARLFAEYENEILHRNELDIKLYNYVFNQLIPERNNQYGQTVLKTDLERFRRENVHTKTHAKNYADYIIRKVYYEPITGLIRKKSGMPAKGSY; from the coding sequence ATGAAAGATAAAACGGTTTTTGCCTTTGTACATATTGAAAAGGCGGCAGGGACAACACTTAATCATATTCTCAGAAATAATTTTTTCCCGAATTATATTGATGTAAGGCCCTTGAAAAATGAAAGTACGCGAATTTTTCAAAATGACGATTTAAATGTCTATATGAAAATAAATCCGTGTTTAAAGTGTATCTCAGGGCACTCGATTATTCCGCAAAATTTATTCGTAGATAACATCAAAATTAAATATTTCACTGTGTTAAGAAATCCAGTTCACCGATATGTATCTCAATTCTTACATTTGGTTAAAATTAAATCCATAAAAAATGATTTTGAGTTTTTTTTATCCCACAGCCACTTCAATAATTACCAGACAAAAAAAATTGCCGGAAACGAGGATTTGGATAGCGCTAAGTCAATTTTAAGCAATAAAATGATTGAAGTCGGTGCGGTTGAAGAGTTTGATTCATTTTTATTACGGCTTAAAAAATCTTTTCATCCAATAAAGTTTGACCCCACATATACGAAAAAAAATATAACCGGTAGTAATGCAGCTAAAGCACGCTTATTTGCCGAATATGAAAATGAAATTTTGCATCGTAATGAATTGGATATAAAACTTTACAACTATGTTTTTAATCAATTAATACCTGAGAGAAACAATCAATACGGTCAAACCGTCTTAAAAACCGATCTTGAGCGATTTCGAAGAGAAAATGTGCATACGAAAACACATGCTAAAAATTATGCAGATTATATTATTCGAAAAGTTTATTACGAACCCATAACAGGACTAATCCGAAAGAAATCCGGCATGCCGGCTAAGGGATCATATTGA